The genomic interval ATCGAAAAATTggcattataaaaaaatctggATATACCATTtcatcaatattatttatgtaggataaattatttattcattctttctgATGactatatttcatttttattgttCATTTTCAtagtaatttatttgtttattctagctcatttaatttttttaatgcatttctAAACATAATTTTCAATGCCATGTAAACTATTGagtttttaaattgtaattctttttaaattatttataagatACTAAATCAAACAGATTTTTTTCAGAggacaaaaaaaaaaggtgtTGGACACGACAAATATTCTTTATAACGCTTTGttaactataaataaattaagcaTTGATATCTTCTGTGGTGATATGGTACTTCATCCCAATTACAATATCATAGACAATTAGAACAACTCTCTCTAAGAAATTATTATATCAGAAAGTTGAGCACCACTTCATTTTCATAGTAAATTTCACATCAGACAGAAAGCAAATCAATGCATTTATAGCCTGTTTAACTCAAGAACCATGTTGTTGGTGTGGCATAAGATGAGATCTGGTCAccactttgtttcttatctaaGCAACattaatgattatatatatatatatgcattaaAGATAGGAGGAAGGTGGGGAAGTAGTGCTGCTGCTATAGACATTATTCTTTTACTTTATTGTATAATAATTGGATCGACAATAAATGAGTAGATAATATGCAGGTGTTGAGGAAGATGCTTTGCTTTGAGCCATTAACAGTAGCAAAACTAAAACCTAAACCTAAGTCTGATGCTGAAATGGTGAGGAAGAACTTTACGTGCCTCTCTCAAATAAGCCCTTCATTACAATTCCTTACGCTAAGAATCTAACTTCCCCAAATGACTATGTATAGTCTATACCTTACACCACggaacctcaacaccaccatcgcACCAATCTCCATCTCTACTCCTTACTCCTTCCTTTGCCTTATTCTTTACTTTTCTTCATTCATTTCTTTCCCCAAAATCATTCTTCTGGAACACATCTTCCATGCATTACTACAAGAGACTCATTTACTATAAAAGGTTAGGTATGACTGGGTCTTTGCACCAGAAATTTTATGTCAAGAAATTAAATTATGATGTAAATTACGACTCTGCATAACTCAGTCTAGTCTATTCTTTGCTGGTATACATTATGTGTAAGCtattagtataaatattatCAGTGTTACCATGTACTAATTGACAATccttttagtatttttttttatcgacaataaattttttttatcaacaataaaatataataaatgtgaattattttaagaatgatcaaatccgtataaaaaaaattaaccctTAGTCTTCTCAACAAAGAGAAAAACGCTTCAAAGTGACAACTATAGAACAAACACACCTTGACTGGACCAGAAAACCATCTAAAAAAGACACTTGAAAAAAAAGATTAGAAGACCATCCTCGTATAAACCAGAGGGTTAAGACACCtgtcagaaaagaaaaaatatctaAAGTGTGATTTGGTTGTAACCCAAGACCAATCCCTTAATTGAACTAAGACAAACACTTCTAAATCATCAACTATGCCTCTTTTAAAAATTACTATATTCTTATGCTTCCACAATTCTCTTACTACTGCACTCCAGTAGAAATCACACCTCACACCTTACCATCTTTTTAGTATGAAAACTTCATATGTATACACTGCTACTTCAGATCCcatatatacaaataaatacTCAATATAACACTATcaaccaaaaaaaatatttaattttaattaattatatcacaaatttgaatgtttttttagaatgaatacttttaaattatgctaatgttatattgttaatagtttgataaatacattcattttatgaaaaaaaaataaacatactacaagaaaatcatgaaatagaaaccaatttttagatacctgTCATCAACAATAGAAACCAATAGAAACCAGAGGGTTAAGACACctgtaagaaaagaaaaaatatctaAAGTGTGATTTGGTTGTAACCCAAGACCAATCCCTTAATTGAACTAAGACAAACACTTCTAAATCATCAACTATGcctcttttaaaaattattatattcttaTGCTTCCACAATTCTCTTACTACTGCACTCCAGTAGAAATCACACCTTACCATCTTTTTAGTATGAAAACTTCATATGTATACACTGCTACTTCAGATCCcatatatacaaataaatacTCAATATAACACTATcaaccaaaaaaaatatttaattttaattaattatatcacAAATTTGAATGTTTTTTAGAAtgaatacttttaaattatgctaatgttatattgttaatagtttgataaatacattcattttatgaaaaaaaaaataaacatactacaagaaaatcatgaaatagaaaccaatttttagatacctgTCATCAACAATAGAAACCAATAGAAACCAGAGGGTTAAGACACctgtaagaaaagaaaaaatatctaAAGTGTGATTTGGTTGTAACTCAAGACCAATCCCTTAATTGAACTAAGACAAACACTTCTAAATCATCAACTATGcctcttttaaaaattattatattcttaTGCTTCCACAATTCTCTTACTACTGCACTCCAGTAGAAATCACACCTTACCATCTTTTTAGTATGAAAACTTCATATGTATACACTGCTACTTCAGATCCcatatatacaaataaatacTCAATATAACACTATcaaccaaaaaaaatatttaattttaattaattatatcacaaatttgaatgtttttttagaatgaatacttttaaattatgctaatgttatattgttaatagtttgataaatacattcattttatgaaaaaataaataaacatactacaagaaaatcatgaaatagaaaccaatttttagatatcaaaataattagttacaatagtaactaaattagagaccattttaactACAGTTActtgaattttttatatatgattttagtATCATTCAATCGTTGAATTGAAAATTCTTACAAAGTAAATCCAGTTTACATAAAATGTtatacaaaattgaaaattaattgcTACCTTGTTACATTATGACATGATACATATAAATAGAATGACAACATGGAATTATCATCGATTTGAGTTaatcctttattttatataaaattattaaattatgtgaATACATAAATTTGATATGTAGtcgtaattaattattttgcctaacatataaattataatattggcACATGCcattatgcatatatttgttttatattttatcaagACATACAAGAGAAAACCCGAAATCAAGATAGGTCACAAGCCCTCATATTAAACTAATAATTTAGTTTATGGTAAAGAAAATGTTATAAAAGTTATCCTAATTAAGGCTTACAAAAGTGCATGCTTTAATATACATATTCACTTGGAGAAACACACCTTTCAAAGTACGTTCAGTTTAACGAGTTGTTGCTTTTAGTCAAAGATATGCAGCTATATCCATCATCTTTATTATCTTACCTTcttcactctctctctctctaaacaaaaaaataaattaaattaaaataaatgaaacaattttTTCACCAAAGGTGCTGTGatcaaaatcaaacaacctAAACAAATTTCTCTGGCATCCTTAACTTTAATTatcataacaaaataaaatctcGTGAATATGTATTACAAGGATATAAATAGCGATACATGAGCAAGAATTATGCTAATATATCtttgttatattaaaaaaataagtatccATGTTTCACAATTTCTCGTTATTGATTATATAGAATAGGTgtatttactatttttaatgaCACAACATACTTAATACAGTCTGCATTTACTTATGTTGaaaagtttatatttatttatttatgttgatTTTAAGATGTATCAGTCAAATGAACATAAAAGTTTAAAATGGAGATAATTATGAACTTTTAGTTCtttagttttttaaacaaaGAAAACCCATTTGACATAAACTTATTTATACATATCAATTATTTGGATCATGTGTAAGCTGACTTGATGATATTGTTGACTGTGCCACATTGATGCGGGTGTGATGAATTTGTACAGAAAGAAATGTTTAGGTCAACAGCACATGAAGTAATTATTTAGCAAGAATATAGACGTGTAGAGTTTAGTAGCATTAATCACTCGTTTAATATCATAGGAGATATAGCTGGAGATGGAGTTCTAAATTATTGGAAGATAACATGGCATCAAGTTCTCTTAATTAAGATTGTGTTGGAAGTGATTGGTTGTTAGTTAAAATGGGATTAGAATTAGTTAAATTAAGCTGCAGTGGTTGAAGTAAAGGAAGCTAAAAATTGAGAGGGAAAGTATATATAAACACAAGACAAAAAGCTAATAAAAGGTGGTGAAAGTTTGGAAAATGTGTGTGGTTCCAGGCTTGCAAACCAATCCTCCAGAAAGGAATCGTTGCGAAAAAAGTAATGGGTTTGCTTCAAAGCCAACCGAATCTCACTCGTTTCCTACCCTCTTCATGCTTAACATTGCATCTTTTTTTCTCCCTCTCTCTTCACTTCACATCTGTAATATAAGACTTCCAAGTTTGGGAACGCAACAACTCTTGCAAACCCAAAACACGTTACTATTACTATTAGAGGTACCTTCTTCCCTCAACCATTCCCACTCTCTTCATtgctcttcttccattcatcactCATTCTCCATAACATTATCTCCCTGATCACCATGCAAATGCAAGAGGAACACATGCAAATCATCAAGGGCAAGCGCACAAAGCGTCAAAGGCTTCCATCGCCACTTAGGTTAACCATGCCAACATGTTCCACCGCAGGACGAAGCAGCACCGACAATTTCGCAGATTTTGATCCTGTAACAACCTCAAACGAATTAAGGAACCAAGAGGATGAAGACTTGGCCAATTGTTTGATTCTCTTGGCTCAAGGCCACAACACTCCAAAACCCTCACACAACAAGGAATCGGGGCTGTATGTTTACGAGTGCAAGACTTGTAACCGATGCTTCCCTTCGTTTCAAGCCCTTGGGGGCCACAGAGCCAGCCACAAGAGATTTTCCAAGGCTAGTGCAGAAGAAAAGCAAGGACCACTTACTACTTTTGGGGATAATAATAATCATGATGATTATTGTGTCCCCACAAGCACCACCCTCACCTTACAATTATCAACGTTTTTGTATAATAGCAGCAACAGCACTAGGAGTAGTACTATTAATGCTAAACCTAAGGTTCATGAGTGTTCCATATGCGGGTCAGAGTTCTCATCTGGGCAAGCCTTGGGGGGACACATGAGAAGGCACAGAAATTTTGTGAGTGCACCTACAAGTGGGACAATTGCTTATGGTGGTGATGGAAGCCCTGAAATTCCAGAAACCAAGAAACACAAAGATGTTTTGAACTTGGACTTGAATCTTCCGGCCCCTGAGGATGATCATCACAGAGAATCCAACTTGTTTCCTTTTCAGTCCAAAGAAAAAGTCATTGTCTTCTCTGCAACTTCTTTGGTGGATTGCCATTACTGAAAGCTCAAGTCTGTCTTTAACTGTTAACCTTCTTTATtgctattcttttcttttttacgTTTAGCCATGTAAACATTTGTTCATTCTTTACATTAATTCAATGCTATGTACactattaaatttgaatttattccATCAGTGGGGTGTCAATACTGACAATTTCttgatttcttttattttaattatcgttccatttttttgtttttgatagTTCATATGATGgtcctttttatatatattgcaCGTATTCCACCGTCATGCACGTGAGAAAATTGAGAGAGAGTAGGggaaaattaaagaaaaggaGAATAAAGGTGCAGGTATGAATGTGGTGGAAAGATGAGATCTGGTAGCAGACAATGAAAGACCCAATGGCAAGCAAAGCCAATGGCTAACTTCCTAACTCATGGAACTTGAGTCATCAAAAGTAATAAATGAAGTTGTTTCAAGACAAAACAATGGTAGGGCTTGGCCAGCCATCAATACTTACTTGCTTGCTTCTAGTTAAgttcattaattaaaataatgtttacTCTTTTGTGTTTTTGCAAACAATGCTTCACTGTTTATATTTCAAcaaggtttttttttcttttttacatttGGAATAAAGTGTTTACAAAATTAACTTTGATTCTTGGTTTTGAAAGGAAattatttgtgtttaaatatttttattataaaacaaaataatagtgaaagttaatataatatttttttctaatatgaaaattatttaaccattttttagtttaaaatcaattttagatgtaaaattattttcttaaatcaaacagcatatttataaaaattatctaaaatcgcattaattaataataatttttaattaaggagattttttaatttaaaaacacaCAAAATTATAACATTCGGACGAGACCAATCCATGTTTGCAATTAAACCAAAGTGCATATGCATTTTGCTTCAAAGTAAGTCTCATTTTCTCATATAGTTGTTTCCCTTCTCAATATCATATGAAGAAAGGGATACAATATAAGAagatacataattttttttttaaaataaaataacatatatacATTATAAAcctgttaaaaaaatatagatttttttttataaaaataaaatattggtaaaaaagatgtttatattttttttataaagttaaaagTACATGttcatacaaaaaaattataatatataaacctataacaatatatataaccATGATTCTTCTAGTAAACTGGTGTACTCAGATCTTTTCTCAATTttatccataaaaaaataataattaatttaatatattagtctaataatttttttcttacaattttatttatcaatttaataACTTCTTTTATTAGTTTAATAACTTATTTTCCTTAAAATTACCAATTACAACATTTTTGAATAACCTATCTCAATATccactttcttttcttccttttctcatTTTCactcctttttttatttttttttcaaatacacATACTTTCattctcatttttctttctcttactATATTTTGCTTTAGTGAAGGTTATTTCAAACGACAATCCAttttacaaaaattttaaaatttatgatatttaagagaggtttttgaacCATAGTATTTAACAGGACTTTTtccaaaagtttaaaaaaactc from Phaseolus vulgaris cultivar G19833 chromosome 1, P. vulgaris v2.0, whole genome shotgun sequence carries:
- the LOC137814487 gene encoding zinc finger protein ZAT5-like yields the protein MQMQEEHMQIIKGKRTKRQRLPSPLRLTMPTCSTAGRSSTDNFADFDPVTTSNELRNQEDEDLANCLILLAQGHNTPKPSHNKESGLYVYECKTCNRCFPSFQALGGHRASHKRFSKASAEEKQGPLTTFGDNNNHDDYCVPTSTTLTLQLSTFLYNSSNSTRSSTINAKPKVHECSICGSEFSSGQALGGHMRRHRNFVSAPTSGTIAYGGDGSPEIPETKKHKDVLNLDLNLPAPEDDHHRESNLFPFQSKEKVIVFSATSLVDCHY